The following are from one region of the Variovorax sp. V213 genome:
- a CDS encoding M3 family metallopeptidase, with translation MAKPNPLLDFNDLPLFDRVRPEHVAPAVDILLADAEAALQTVTAADFPADWNAISKVLDVASERFSRAWGAVGHLNAVADTPELRAAYNEAMPRVTAFWTRLGSDERLYAKYKAIDVATLNTEQRQAHRNAVRNFVLGGAELQGDAKKRFADIQERQAELSQKFSENALDATDAFSYYAALGELEGVPEDVVSAARAAAEAEGKQGYKLTLKMPCYLPVMQFARSSALRETLYRAYVTRASELGDPAFDNTALINEILALREEEAKLLGYRNFGELSVVPKMAESPEQVVKFLRDLAAKARPYGERDLADLRVFASEQLGIADPQAWDWSYIGEKLKEARYAFSEQEVKQYFPAPKVMAGLFKIVETLFEVSIRRDSAPTWHPSVEFYRIERQTAEGVQKVGQFYLDPSARAAKRGGAWMDDVRARWLRPDNGALQTPVAQLVCNFASGVDGKPPLLTHDDVTTLFHEFGHGLHHMLTQVNERDVSGISGVEWDAVELPSQFMENFCWEWDVLTHMTAHVDTGEPLPRALFDKMTAAKNFQSGLQTLRQIEFSLFDMLLHTEYQAATAQPGSVLALLGKVRAEVAVMPSPPFSRTPNTFSHIFSGGYAAGYYSYKWAEVLSADAYAAFEETVGADGQPNIETGRRYRQAILEAGGSRSAMDSFKAFRGREPQLDALLRHQGMAEAQPA, from the coding sequence ATGGCCAAACCCAACCCCCTCCTCGACTTCAACGATCTCCCGCTGTTCGACCGCGTCAGGCCCGAGCACGTTGCGCCCGCGGTCGACATCCTGCTGGCCGATGCCGAGGCGGCGCTGCAGACCGTCACGGCCGCCGACTTTCCGGCCGACTGGAATGCGATTTCCAAGGTGCTCGACGTGGCGTCCGAACGCTTCAGCCGCGCCTGGGGTGCGGTTGGCCATCTCAACGCCGTGGCCGATACGCCGGAACTGCGCGCCGCCTACAACGAGGCCATGCCGCGCGTGACGGCGTTCTGGACCCGCCTGGGTTCGGACGAGCGCCTTTATGCGAAGTACAAGGCCATCGACGTGGCCACACTCAACACCGAGCAGCGCCAGGCGCATCGCAATGCGGTGCGCAACTTCGTCCTCGGCGGCGCGGAACTGCAGGGCGACGCGAAGAAGCGCTTCGCCGACATCCAGGAACGCCAGGCCGAGCTGAGCCAGAAATTCAGCGAGAACGCACTCGACGCCACCGACGCCTTCTCCTATTACGCAGCGCTGGGCGAGCTCGAGGGCGTGCCCGAAGACGTGGTCAGCGCGGCGCGCGCTGCCGCCGAAGCCGAAGGCAAGCAGGGCTACAAGCTCACGCTCAAGATGCCCTGCTATTTGCCCGTGATGCAGTTCGCCAGAAGCAGCGCGCTGCGCGAAACGCTCTACCGCGCGTACGTCACGCGCGCGAGCGAACTCGGCGATCCAGCCTTCGACAACACCGCGCTGATCAACGAAATTCTTGCGCTGCGGGAAGAAGAAGCAAAGCTGCTCGGCTACAGGAATTTCGGCGAACTCTCGGTCGTGCCCAAGATGGCCGAATCGCCCGAGCAGGTGGTCAAGTTCCTGCGTGACCTCGCAGCCAAGGCCCGGCCCTATGGCGAGCGTGATTTGGCCGACCTGCGCGTGTTCGCGTCGGAGCAGCTGGGCATCGCCGATCCGCAAGCCTGGGACTGGAGCTACATCGGCGAGAAGCTGAAGGAGGCGCGCTATGCCTTCAGCGAGCAGGAGGTGAAGCAGTATTTTCCGGCGCCGAAGGTGATGGCCGGCCTGTTCAAGATCGTCGAGACGCTGTTCGAGGTGTCCATTCGCCGCGACAGCGCGCCCACGTGGCATCCGAGCGTCGAGTTCTATCGCATCGAGCGCCAAACGGCGGAAGGCGTGCAGAAAGTCGGCCAGTTCTACCTCGACCCGTCGGCCCGTGCCGCCAAGCGCGGCGGCGCCTGGATGGACGATGTGCGCGCGCGCTGGCTGCGGCCGGACAACGGCGCGCTGCAAACGCCGGTGGCGCAGCTCGTGTGCAACTTTGCGAGCGGCGTCGACGGCAAGCCGCCGCTGCTCACGCACGACGACGTGACCACCCTCTTCCACGAATTCGGCCACGGCCTGCACCACATGCTCACGCAGGTGAACGAGCGCGACGTCTCGGGCATCAGCGGCGTCGAATGGGACGCCGTCGAGCTGCCGAGCCAGTTCATGGAAAACTTCTGCTGGGAGTGGGACGTGCTTACGCACATGACGGCCCACGTCGATACCGGCGAGCCGCTGCCGCGCGCGCTGTTCGACAAGATGACCGCCGCCAAGAACTTCCAGAGCGGCCTTCAAACGCTGCGCCAGATCGAGTTCTCGCTGTTCGACATGCTGCTGCACACCGAATACCAGGCCGCCACCGCGCAGCCGGGCAGTGTGCTCGCACTGCTGGGCAAGGTGCGCGCCGAGGTGGCCGTGATGCCTTCGCCCCCCTTCAGCCGCACGCCCAACACCTTCAGCCACATCTTCTCGGGCGGCTACGCGGCCGGCTACTACAGCTACAAGTGGGCCGAGGTGCTGAGCGCCGACGCCTACGCCGCCTTCGAGGAAACCGTGGGTGCCGACGGCCAGCCGAACATCGAAACCGGCCGCCGGTACCGCCAGGCCATTCTCGAAGCCGGCGGCAGCCGCAGCGCCATGGATTCGTTCAAGGCCTTCCGCGGCCGCGAGCCGCAGCTTGATGCATTGCTGCGACACCAGGGCATGGCCGAGGCCCAGCCCGCTTGA
- a CDS encoding glutaredoxin family protein produces the protein MPSIHKKFPLHRLPASALLLIAAGAMAQPIYRNVDKNGKVTFSDRAPTASTEPAAAPQAAIAAPANAGLPYELRQVAQRYPVTLYSGEECAPCSTARSLLVTRGVPFEERTVKSSQDVEALQRLTQQASLPLLTIGSQQLKGFSDAEWSQYLDAAGYPKSNSLPASYRNPPARPLVAQQAAPAAPEVAPPAPAPQQAAPAPSGPSPSNPAGIKF, from the coding sequence ATGCCTTCGATCCACAAGAAATTTCCCTTGCATCGCCTGCCTGCCTCCGCCCTGCTGCTGATTGCCGCGGGTGCCATGGCCCAGCCGATCTATCGCAACGTCGACAAGAACGGCAAGGTCACTTTCTCCGACCGCGCGCCCACCGCCAGCACCGAACCGGCCGCCGCGCCGCAGGCCGCCATCGCCGCACCGGCCAACGCGGGGCTGCCTTACGAGCTGCGGCAGGTGGCGCAGCGCTATCCCGTCACTCTGTACAGCGGCGAGGAATGCGCCCCGTGCAGCACGGCCCGCTCGCTGCTCGTCACGCGCGGCGTTCCCTTCGAGGAGCGCACCGTCAAGAGCAGCCAGGACGTCGAGGCCCTGCAGCGGCTGACCCAGCAGGCTTCGCTGCCGCTGCTGACGATCGGTTCGCAGCAGCTCAAGGGCTTCTCCGACGCCGAATGGTCGCAATACCTCGACGCCGCGGGCTACCCGAAGAGCAACAGCCTGCCCGCCAGCTACCGCAATCCGCCGGCCCGTCCGTTGGTTGCACAGCAGGCGGCACCCGCTGCGCCCGAGGTAGCACCTCCGGCGCCTGCGCCGCAGCAGGCCGCGCCCGCTCCCAGCGGCCCGAGCCCGAGCAATCCGGCGGGCATCAAGTTCTGA